The DNA segment CGGGAGTGGGCAGAGGTGAACTGTTGTGTGCTCCTGCTCAAACCTGTGGACACCATCCTCATCAGGTAAATCACGATATTTTAGTTTATACTGTAATTTGTAATGGAAGATATCATTTGTTgtaacatacatatgtatatatatatatatttatataaaaagtttaagtACTATTGGTAAGCTTCTAGTATTCATAGAAGAGAATAAATTGTGTTTGTATCAGACATCGAAATTAGtattttggatgaacaagcctgaattcatATACTACTGCTTGgaattacatttttgaaagagCCCTGCTGTATTaaacccagaatttgagcaagcctggaaagCACTtcaccagtgcagggcttgcaggcttgtgctaattttgaccactgtttGTATGACATATTTGAAAGTGGACTTAAAATAGCATCTAAATGCACTCAACATCTGCattacttaataataataagagaTTCAATTTAAAAGCAATCCAAATCCCTGTTTCTCCCAGATATGAGCGCACTCCCCGTGACATGAGTAAGCTGGAGGATCACGTAACCCAGGAAGTGTCACAGTTTATGACTCCAGCATCTCAGGCAAAGAACCGTACGGCTGCCAACCAGTTCAACTCACTCTCCCGTTACCTTCTTCACCAACGATGGGTGTGGACGGTTCAGCAGCCTGGTGTCACCAGTGTGTCCACACCAGCCATCGGGAAAATACTTTCTACACTAGCTAAGTAAATGAAGGAAGATCATACGGACTGTGTACTTTTTCTTGTTGAAGTTTTATTGTTGGGTTCATGTGAATGCAACTATGATCCGATTATTTCCTAATAGAAAGTATTTCTATAATCTCTATGGCAAATATTTTCTGGATAAGACATTCTGctaaatacatgtactaaaGTGAAGTTGCCACATTTATAAGCTAAAGCCTAGAAATCTGTAGCAATGTTAGCAGGGAAGTACTGTTTGCAAACAGTTGTGTAtgttttttctgtgttttttttccaggaTGCGTCTTCAGCAGGGTTTTCACTTCAGTCTCTCCAGCCAGGGCATCGTCAACTTAATGGCAGAAATTGATATGCAGGTACATAAATCTCTTTACTAGAGGAAAATGCGTCAAAACCCCCTACATGATTTCAGTTGCTCAGCTTGTGTTCTGTCAAATCCTTGTGTTTATAAATGtgaagaatataagtatcttcccaGGCCGAGAGTGCATGATAGATTCATCCTGACCTGagcatagggtgttttgcggaaacaaggttttaCGGTTTTAatgtgaagcattatttcttgaaaggtggatgaaaaaaaaattatggtgacatttgaagtgagaaataattaattagcatattaaatattgccacaagacaaggtttcagTGATGCTagagacgacagtcttcaacaagagaggtcattacaatgtgatgaccattaaaaaggagttccatacgggtgcTTGTTTAATCTTTGCCTGTGCGCAAGATAAgtatttctagcatggttaaattttggatctacttatctgaggtctTTGATCgtatttttaaactaaagagTAAAGATCTACAATCTAAGTTTTATCACATATAGTGAATGAAACAAAGTCATATCCAGGTTTGTGTTGTCAATTCCAGGATGTAAGCAGTGGTTTGGACTATAGCAAGGCAAAACAGCGGCCTACATGCGTTGTGCAGTACATTCTCTTTCCACCACATACAAAAACTGCCATAGACAGGTAaaatttcttgtaaaaattatttactTACTATTGTGAATTGGTATAGACACATTTTCTTACATGCAGTGTCTGCCACCACCACCTAATGACCATCAAATCTTACAGTTTGTGTTAAGCATCAATCTTGGGGCTGTTTTCACTCAATTGACATAATTACAGGgacaaataaatgtataatgacCTAAATATAAGATATGCTGTTGTACAATTTATACCTCCCTAGTCTGACAGACAGGAAGCATAAGATTAAGGGCTCTTAGTAAATTAATGTCTTCACAGGGCTAAACTCTTTATTGACCTCAATTGTATATTCTGTGCTTCCCCAGAATTTGTTATAAGAGGATGAGTTAGTGGTGCTAAGTCATTATAACATCTTCACAGAGCTAAAGACTTGAATTTACTAAAACAGTTCTTAAATTGTATATTCCCTTGCTTCCTAGCCTGAGTGATGAGGAAGATGAGATGGAGGGTCCCGAGGAGGATGGAGAGCTGCAGATCATCACTGAGTGCTGGGTGGAGCCACAGGCGGGCACCTGCCAAAACAACCCACCCGAGCGGGCACACCTTACTGGGCTCACATGCCACCAGATACCAGACACTGTGAGTATCTTAGGGGGTAGGGTAGTGTAATGAGAGCTATCAAAGTTAGATGGAGCAAACTGGCTATGCTCACTTGGCTGATGTCCGACCATATACCAGACACTGTGAGTACCTTAGGGGGTAGGGTAGTGTAATAAGAACTATCAAAGTTAGATGGAGCAAACTGGCTATGCTCACTTGGCTGATGTCCGACCATATACCAGACATTGTGAGGGGGTAGGGTATAGTAATTACAGCTATCAGTGTTGGTTAGAACCCTGGGCAGACATCTATCTCAACAACCCGACTGAGCAGGCCTTCATCATTGGATTTGTACACAAACAGGTACCCAACACAAAGTATTGGGCTATAAGGTATTGTGACAGTCAGATGGAGACCCTGGCAGGCAATTTTGTCAATCGCCACCTCTCAGAGCTTTAATCagattaccgtaaatgactggttataagacgatagggggtattagacgcagggaaaaaaatatgtgctaaatcggggaaaaaaacttttaatttatgttttgggttaaaagacgcatagaaaaaatgtcaaattgtctggcattttcggccaccatgtttgttgacagtgacaaaaaaattttttttcgtgaaaatggcgatggttatctttaaaaccatacaatgataacacaaagcaaaattggtttcatttttattcgtttcatgtgatataaaacataacagattatttaaaataaacacattcaatCAGCACATATTGCACAAAGAAACACACAAATTGTCATTCACTAATCCTTAAATCGCTTTCCTCAAAGCCCTCAAATTCCTCGTCATCGTCGTCACTCTCGAAGAAACGCTCCATTTCATCTTCCGTCATGTCTTTGGTCGTCTTGTCCGTGTAGTAACCGCATCCATCATCGTCTTCTTCGTCGGCTGCCTCATCTGTccttttatgacaatttgtaagattctttctgacagtatatcgtaaacAAAATACGTCAAGAATGATAAGTTAAGTTTTGCAAAGACCTTATATTGTACgagtttgttctcaaaatgtcaacacctacagaaaagaataaagaacgtgACAAAGTGCGaataaacaagaccattatcgcaacagtttgtagtattggtatgttaacaGGTTAAAGGCagtcgagtttttcacaccttatcgtacaactgacaaaaaatattttgacagtgcccaactttgctttcttatatgcaagtttaattattgttcaattcaatttattattcaaaattaaattgaataactttaatcgaaaaacatttaatccaaaaatatttttgttaaaattataaacgtcttacgatataccgtatacCGATCTTTAActtgccgttttaacccgtatataatcgatcaatatgacgcgagtaacttccctttctacataaatgtaaacaaactctCAGCTTaaaaatcgacctcagaaaaaaactttgaaaaattgttacgggttattatacgcaggcatttttttgcatcgaaatctgaggaaaaaaagggcgtctaatacccagtcatttacggtaaggCATGTTATTCATGTCTTGTATTTGTATCTAAATGAAGTCATTGCTAGGTCTTATTAATAgtttcatatgtatatattgaatattagaAAGGAACCATTCACTGTTGtatatgctttttttttttctttaatatttaaaacaggtTTAATTACTTTATGTTGCTCCTTTACTCAGGAAAGTTGCACATGGTTAGATTTATACAACTGAAAAGACATAGCAGCTATTTGgtcaataaatgatataatgatCATTCTACACATGCCAAAAACCTGTTTGccatgtgtaaaaatgttctgaataaGTTGTAGCTTGGAAGTCTGTGtaatctcacagatttacttGACTGCTTATATATACTCTGGAACACCTTGTCTGATACCATACAAGATGAGGTATCTTGCAATACATCTTCAATGAAACTCACTGTCACAATAATAGTTGATATCTTactgtgaaaaatatatttctgtaaataaaagtgtttgtttttttggttaaaacaatatttattgtttataagtacaTTTATCAAAGACATAAATTACATACATAATAAgtaaggattgaggagatagctTAGAGCTAATATTTATACCTCTCGCCATAAGGTATTTTTAATAAACCATATAAGAAGGAATAAACAATACTGATTTTTTTGGATTAGTTTTGTGTTGTTAATGATTTGTCATTTTCGTGCAGTTGCAATGATGGCTTGAAATGTAATTGTGTCTGTAATATCTTTCATGTGCACATTTTCGAATCCGTTCCTTTGAAGGGCACTCATGTACCTGTCTGGGTCATAAATACCATATTGCATCAAGTTTTTTTTGTCAAGCTGATTAAGTCTACTTAGATTTAACGTGGTCACTATCGGTCCTTTATGCTTTATCACTCGATGTAACTCTTTAATACTCTTATCAATATCAGGCCAAAAGTAATAGCAGTTTGTGTGGAAAATACTGTCAAACATGTTGTCTTTGAAGGGCATGTTTTCCACATCTCCCAGATTGATGTGGACTTTTCCGACAGCAATCTCTTCCTTCATGTTGTCTGTTGCAAGTTTTACCATTCTTGGTGATATGTCAATCCCGTATATCTGCCCAGTTCCAtctgaaaacatattatatttgtataaattacaataGTCTATGAATGTACAAGATGTTAATATGATGAAGATAGTTACATGTTCCAGTATATGAACTTGACACATTCCTGAATACAGAGACATTCTCTCTGAGAGAATTTAGTAAAGCGCTCAAAAGAAATAGCAGAAAATCCCTTGTTAAAATAAGTTGAAGTTATGCATAATATCTTATTGAGTGTAATTTGGgcacacatttaattgattccataataaatgtcatttatgcACCTGTTTTGCCCAACAATGGGGGTTTGGGAGTGGGGGCATATAGGGGACTTCAGACTGTAGAATCCCTGACCCAAaggattttgacaaaattcataCTTCAGGGATGggctttaaaacaaaattttcagTTGCATTTTGTTCGAATCCCCTGTGTGTGCCTGCTACCCCCTCACCCCGATGCCTGAACTGGAAGATGCTTAAATGCCAAATACATTTTGCCATAAGGTGAAATCAACTTGATAACTTGAAAAACTAAAGAATCATATTATTATGGAACACTAAAGAATCATATTATTATGGAACAGAGGTTTAGACCTTTAAGAAATGTGTAAGCCTCTCTTATCCCAAGTCCTGGACCAAAGCCGACCTCAAGAATGTCATGATGAGGCTGTATCTTGCACAGTCGGGCTGCATTCACCTCCAGCACCTTGTTTGTCCTCACCAAACCACTCTGTAAAGAATTTACTTCTTTACAAACAATTACcttattcatttttatctttaGTAAAAAAAAGCCAATGGTTTGTGTAATTATAAACACAGCTGTTGAACATTTTGTTGTAAGCACACTAATTTAGACAAAGACATCTGcaaatttctttgtttaattCCACCCTTGAGGCAATTTGAAATTTCTGTCATTTTATTAAGCATTGAATAGCATAGATCTATAAAATTAATTCCTACgttcttataataataataataatcaaagtCAATTTAGCAAATCAAATAAGTAAAATCACCTACAGCTATGTACCATCCTGTAAGTCCTGAATTTGGTTTTGcaagattttttgaaaattgctttgCAAACACAGAACCCATTTATCAGAAGTTGTCATACTTCCTGACCTTTATATTGCCCCAAAGTAAATTTAAGCAAATGCAAATTATGAAATGAAAGGAAAGATAGCATGCCTAAGAGAAGTATAATAGAACAAAAggtccaatttattatttctctAAAAGCCttatatatataagtgttttGCATATATCTCCAGTGGTCTCTGACAATAAATTCATCAAGTACCATGCCTCTGGATTGAATATCATGCAGATAATGATACTTATGGGAGATTGTGAGATTTAGATTTTTAAAGTGAGAGAAAAAGTGTACGACCAATAGTCAACACCACATCCACATCACTATAAAAGCTAGCTTTACAGCAGGACTGTTGGAAGTGCCCTATCTGGCTGACACCATATTTTAAAGATGTGAATTACATCTATGCACAAATTTTAtcatataatgcaccagtcaattgtaaccacggccccctcaggtctgggggtataccagggatagcctgGGAAATGAACcctgtttttaccttccagatggcccgcggtggttttgtgttccggaaaatatagcggggaataggCCTAATAGCCTAAGGGCCCttgggtgcaggggcatttggcggagaTTGTACCATCTGTTTATttcggggattttacccggggttggctggaccgaaagtcaaagttgccgctattccccggaccctggggggggggggggggggctttggttacaattgacttatCGTatgcaggggggggggggactgtggttacaattgacttatGCATAACTTTCTCTTTGTGgaattatttaattgtaaatttttGCCCTCTTTTAACTTTATCAAGTATTCTTCAATACAAATTGACTTTGGGGTTAAATTAAGTCAAGCTACCTTTCTTCAACGGCTCCTGttcatttaatatacaattttacTACTTGTTCTGTATACCTTGACTTTAGATTTCctgatttttattttagtcATTTCAATGCATAAACTTGTAATATTTCATGACATAACATGACAAATGATGACCTGTTATTGGTTGTGCAAAGGTGACTCGAAGATGGGATATTCTTGCTTGCTATCTTTACTAAGCTGCTGTCCAAACATTGTTATCTGCCTTTTAAATTTTTATCTCCCCTTTAAGGAGGATTATGAATATTTCTCACACTAAAACcacattgataaaaataaagaagCCCTTTACCATTTGATTAAAGTATATCAATGGTATTTAAATTATCACTGTTAGATACTGTATATCAGGACAATGGTCATTAAGATACTTACTGGGATACAGGTATTGCTGATTTTGTAAATAGTTCAGTGAGATTACACAAACATTCGTCTTAAGGGAGATGCTTTTCCTTGTATCTGAATGAAGATACAAAGATTTCATTCAAGATTCAAGgttcaacaatacatttattgatGGTTTTAACTTGTTCTCATTATCTTTCCAGGGTCTTTCTTTCTTCTTATGATTTCTGATGTAGTTCAACTAATAGTATTCATGATATTACATGCTGTCCTCATTGTTTAGAGCATTGGCATCAGTTTTGTGAATTTACATGTTGTCTTACCCTTCTAAGTTGTTATAACAAAACAgacttttaataattattaaattttatttagacTGCCTTTCTCTAAATAGAACTGCAATTTATTTGAGATGTTTTAAAGGGAACTACAGTACTAAGGAAAAACACCATTAGTATAACAAGGGGTGGGTGTAGACTTTCAACCATAACGAGGGTAGGGTACAGACTTTCAACCATTACTATGGGTGGGTGCCGACTTCCAACCATTATAAGGGTAGGGTTTAACTTTCAACCATTACGAGGGGTGGGTAAATACTTTCAACCATTACGAGGGGTGGGTAAATACAACCATTACAAGGGTTGGGTATAGACTTTCAACCATTACGAGGGGTGGGTGAAGACTTTCAACCCTTACGAGGGGTGGGTATAATTTTTCAACCATTGTGAGGGATGGGTAAATACTTTCAACCATAACAAGGGTTGGGTATAGACTTTCAACCATTACGAGGGGTGGGTGAAGACTTTCAACCATAACAAGGGGTGGGTGAAGACTTTCAACCATTATGAGGGGTGGGTGAAGACTTTCAACCATTACATGGGGTGGGTGAAGACTTTCAACCATTATGAGGGGTGGGTGTAGACTTTAAGCCATTATGAGGGAAGGGTTTAATTTTCAACCATTGGTAGGGGTGGGTATAGATTTTCAACCATTATGAGGGTTGGGTACAGACTTTCAAAGAAACCATTACACACTGTAGTTTCTTGCTGAGTGTACAGTCATTTCCCATGAATTAAATTGGCAGTGCTGTAAAACCAGTTTTGCACCCGAGTGACAGATATGTCACACGTTACAACCTGTCCCTAGATCAAACCAACGCTGCTATTTTCATACTTCTGCCCTTCCAGAAATTTAGTTAGCATTAAAATGATCAGAAATGTAACAATCATGCAcatgttattgtaaaaaaacaatgtacTTGATTAATTTCATATCTGCtgatgcaattgaaaaaaacTTCATGGTCTTTAGAATTTCTTGATTCGTTGTTTCACTTcagtattgaaaaaaatagtatttgtcGATTacttgaatgtttgttttactataTTTATCTCGTAAAATTGGTATTTGTGTCTCTAAAATGCATATTTGGCCCGTATTTCTCCATGAAGTCTTGACCTCCTATGATGAAAACCTGATAAGGTTGTACTacactaaaatatttttgaacagaTAGCGCTGTTAATAAGGATTCCCAATGTCTTATCACAGGGATATTAATCCTGTACATTTAGCGACCAAATAATTTTGACATTAGCAAAgtgaacatatcatttatttaagcCTTCATGATGTGGCTTTAGTCCTGACAAGATTTAGCAACAGAAACAGAGACCTGTCATGTATCTTACAAGTTAAAACATAAGACCTGGCAGGGcattttttctgatatttgatgCAATTTAATTCAGTAACAGTATGGTTTCTCTAATGTGTGATCATCTTACTAACTTAATTGGACCACAAATTTCACAAATCACTTTCAACAAGactttgtgaaaaatgttaagTACATGGTGGTCTAATAGGGTGTGGCATACgcattttgttgatttttttttttttttagtaaaaaaggggcataactcagcagtttaaaaccagagttatggaccttatTGTACGTAATATGCATATTGTCTCTGACAACTTGTGAACCAAGATTCACTTGAATATGGTTGCACTATGATGATGCCACGTAACCAATGGTGACCATATGACAATACCTTAacttgtttctttttctttgaatgCCCTCTTTTTCCTGAACTGTACAATTGAGGCAATTGGGAATTTGAGAGGTGGGAAGGGGTTATTGCCGGGTTCATCCCTCACTCAATCTGCTTGTGGACATGGTGTGTAACGCTCATGCTAAATTTATTCTTTGTTGAGCTTTTGGGCAATTTAGTTTTCAGTCTTAAGAATGAAAAACAAAGCACAATATTAAAAAGAGAATGTGGTTTTCTAGATGGTGATGATGAATGTCATTGTGAAAGTGTGTAACAATTTTGTGATTTGATcattgacaatttttgtttgtttaaaattgtaaaaattgtgCCTATcaagcaccaaacaaacaaatgagATTTGTGAATTTGTGGTCTACCAAAGTGACTGTGAACTTGTTGCATGTCCATATCTGAATTTCATAGTTTCTGCATTGGTATCATTACTAGGCTTATAAGGGTGTTTTTTGCTACTATTCTTGTCTGGTTGTCCTTTAGTTTTAAAGGGATTCGTTCACAGATTTGCACAGATGTGGTGTTTATgggtttgtgtctctagtttattgtcgtattggcccttgccttgtgcccctaaacaaggtttatttttgaattttcgacgattgggcttgtccctgtagtttcctaATCCTGCTATCACACTGTCTATATAAGGAAATTTAAGTCTGAAGTGTGTACAATGTAATTGAATACTGCCGACAACTTTAAAATTGgtttacttaaaacaatttgctcaacaaattgcaaaacaaagtgAATCAGCGTACATAGGCCTGCAAAGATATATACACACATGTGCTTCAACTCAATATTATTCAACATTTCACcacatttattttgttctcTGATATTTTCAAACTAGGCGtatatcatataaaatatacaaactgttatgtttaaGTTCAGTTATCTACCAGTAATTATTCTGTAACTTTCTTCTTTTTCAAAGAATATGGCCATACTAAGATACTGGTGCTCTTCAAGCACTTAATCAAGGGAAGCAACtacattcaattatttgttgttgaaatatCTACTGATCAATAACTTGTACTTGTCTTTCTTGGGCTAAAAAGCTGAGAAAGTCTCTGGGTTTGATGATTTTTCAAATTGTAGTTAATTCTGTCAATTAGTCAACtgatattgataattgtttcgCTAATGTAATCAGACAGATGCATATTTGAATGATACAGCAATGAACTCACTGTCTGCCCCTTCCTTCAAGATATAAAGAAGAGTTTGATTAGAATGGGTCAGGTATATACTTGAGGAGAAATTATCACTGCGGTATGATAAAGATACACCATATCATTCACGTTTTATTCAACAGAAAAAGGGATTAACCTATCGTTTAGCCAATGAGTAATGgcatatgttatatttaatatcaatcaTTGGGGAATTGTGTTTCAGCAATTTTTATTGTTAGACCATGAGGCTCCTTCACATATTCGCACTGTGCCATCCTCTCCGTACAGCTCCATAGCCAGACACTGCCATCCTCTCAATACAGCTCCATAGCCAGACGCTGCTATCCTCTCCATACAGCTCCATAGTCAGGCACTGCCATGATCTCCATACAGCTCCATAGTCAGACACTGCCATCCTCTCCATACAGCTCCATAGTCAGATGCTGCCATCCTCTCCATACAGCTACATAGTCAGACACTGCCATCCTCTCCATACAGCTCCATAGTCAGACACTGCCATCCTCTCAATACAGCTCCATAGTCAGACACTGCCATCCTCTCCATACAGATCCATAGTCAGACGCTGCCATCCTCTCCATACAGTTCCATAGTCAGACACTGCCATCCTCTCCATACAGCTCCATAGTCAGACACTGCCATCCTCTCAATACAGCTCCATAGTCAGACGCTGCCATCCTCTCCATACAGCTCCATAGTCAGACACTGCCATCCTCTCAATACAGCTCCATAGTCAGACGCTGCCATCCTCTCCATACAGCTCCATAGTCAGACGCTGCCATCCTCTCCATACAGCTCCATTGTCAGGCACTGCCATGATCTCCATACAGCTCCATAGTCAGACACTGCCATCCTCTCCATACAGCTCCATTGTCAGGCACTGCCGTGATCTCCATACAGTTCCATACTCATACACTGCCATCCTCTCCATACAGATACATTGTCAGACACTGCCATCCTCTCCATACCTTTCCATAGTCAGACACTGCCATCCTCTCCATACAATTCCATAGTCAGACACTGCCATCCTTTCCATACAGTTCCATAGTCAGACACTGCCATCTTCTCCATACAGTTCCATAGTCAGACACTGCCAGCCTTTCCATTATGTTCCATAGTCAGACACTGCCATCCTCTCCATACAGTTCCATAGTCAGACACTGCCAGCCTTTCCGTACAGTTCCATAGTCAGACACTGCCATCTTCTACATACAGCTCCATAGTCAGACACTGCCCTCTTCTACATACAGCTCCATAGTCAGACACTGCCATCCTTTCCATACAGTTCCATAGCCAGACACTGCCATCCTCTCCATACAGTTCCATAGTCAGACACTGGCATGATCTCCATACAGCTCTATAGTCAGACACTGCCGTCCTCTCTATACAGATACATTGTCAGACGCTGCCATCCTCTCCATACAGCTCCATAGTCAGATGCTGCCATCCTCTCCATACAGCTCCATAGTCAGATGCTGCCATCCTCTCCATACAGCTCCATAGTCGGACACTGAGGTCCTTAGGTCAGGGTCAATCTGAAATGGTTATTATGAATTGATGGCTTAATGTAATCATTCAAGAGACTGCTCCATGTTCTGTTCATGAAACTTGACTTAAGTGAAACATGAACGGGCTCAAAAGTAaagttcattgttttcaaaaatgaatgtgtcTTGAGATGAATGTGTGATGGTATTAGTCCCCCCTCCCCAAGATCAGATGGATACAAAACTTGTTTATCAAATTCAAGCTTCACAGAGCAAATAACCAGTCCCATAGCTTTTCAGGAATTTGAAAACTATCATTATCCAGAATGATATTATAACATCGCCAATGTCATTGACCTATTATACTTTTGAATGTCATTGATAAATATCGGTGAGGATGTGCAGTACAGCAACTTGTTGTCCACTGCTGACTTAGTcctttcttttttgtattgtccttatattttcagttgtttcaCATTGAAGTTGTTTCAGTTTCTTTTAATTCTGTAATACTTTGGAGtcttttttgaaattcttgtttCATCCTATCAGTAACATTATGACTTGTACTTGCTAAATTGGAACAGTTTGAACTTCATGT comes from the Mya arenaria isolate MELC-2E11 chromosome 13, ASM2691426v1 genome and includes:
- the LOC128212926 gene encoding ubiquinone/menaquinone biosynthesis C-methyltransferase UbiE-like codes for the protein MGSVFAKQFSKNLAKPNSGLTGWYIASGLVRTNKVLEVNAARLCKIQPHHDILEVGFGPGLGIREAYTFLKDGTGQIYGIDISPRMVKLATDNMKEEIAVGKVHINLGDVENMPFKDNMFDSIFHTNCYYFWPDIDKSIKELHRVIKHKGPIVTTLNLSRLNQLDKKNLMQYGIYDPDRYMSALQRNGFENVHMKDITDTITFQAIIATARK